A single Dunckerocampus dactyliophorus isolate RoL2022-P2 chromosome 2, RoL_Ddac_1.1, whole genome shotgun sequence DNA region contains:
- the si:ch211-234p6.5 gene encoding pleckstrin homology domain-containing family A member 7 isoform X4 translates to MDEQDRISQASSVATISYFPVIRQESDGKVQTFGKRCQAAKRDPNCLVVIRGWLNKKDSAGLKLWKRRWFVLSNYCLFYYKDSREESVMGSIPLPSYKILFCTPRECKNRKFTFKVVHQGMRTYYFSADTQEDMLGWVRALSQSASMETDSSMSRRCSSYQDFTQMGGSSESVDLPKSPSDGEGLSQNPRHVSRTLSEPSQLRGGRIGTSSTEQRGRRSGHQKNRSPSARTPSPWGPNREGDSLPFSSDHIEAPTQAETIGTGPSTSRGQLGSRPHTPVGRVDIRPQDDLFIVPDTLYYTPVSPKMDFKSNSSTPLTERWQNVKKPTPTYGSVHHVPNGRRPPGKSYSTGAHTDLLPPLPPSSRAAQVHHLPHHHHPPCSVPAVHVPPKSEPTPSIRLIESDADAVLTRLCGCDKLLQSLSVELSHLQMDKDSVQCALEVLRLQLEDWNSQGPRAQEEALTQKALLQEELVTIRARMCDVSLEMERVWSQYERMESELSVFRSHLQHICNFGLPQEQSQAQRELWMMEDILAGLKVNRDHFHFLLRLQRHHMFESSGPHPGSPGSPKEMPHGLPINVEEQPPVRPPLPQELQESIQSRNQDRGWTESSYEGIYSLTDHKRGKCQPDLRNVKAHKDVTACQSNTKWITADATAQSTKKMKMSEEEQMERMKRNQERMTNRKKPPIPSAAARSQSQSLETQEEAPFPIRMTRVITAVLPSSLVARRVSVEDPPPELSTPLPEQVSPDFQSKKNRPSSRPTRRLLLPESADQGSEERCLAMKAERLASRSTKLESAAVMETSRMHVCHPADGSISSEMKQADEQTSALLTSDMAPDLCMTPEQREAKLRRVERIRQRVIHSAVRESATSQIKEEGLLHDSHDTSGKQRSTSDHDSTCHLKTFKSSLSYVPADPTSRNEDKQNAHVDNVNSPLKFGSRTQHKSHTRRAGVATKIKRPPSPHHITSMTFYQTDGGKGFVNYKDEEQQQTHEPDGGDGDDEERSISSCDLRSKWFLSTNHHHEFLPLHIPDIDFCSEGTGKEDQPVCLDDCNLMSSTVSQSLEKMKENHSLFYKIACDISISDTDITKNDSCISPQLGNEEELFITECMVGRTSDQERKDLIQGLPDENSHSNEDKVTTEEVLKLNSKESRSPDQALECDREENGGTKEPEERGEENQETNNGVSRRASFQKAKVTVLRTSL, encoded by the exons GTGGTACACCAGGGAATGCGTACCTATTACTTCAGCGCTGACACacaggaggacatgctgggttGGGTCCGAGCTCTCAGTCAGTCTGCTTCCATGGAGACAGACAGTTCTATGAGCAG ACGCTGCTCAAGTTACCAAGATTTCACTCAGATGGGTGGCAGCAGTGAATCAGTAGACCTCCCAAAGTCCCCCTCAGATGGAGAGGGTTTGTCCCAAAATCCCAGACACGTCAGCAGAACTCTGAGTGAACCGAGCCAACTCAGAGGAGGGCGTATCGGGACGTCTAGCACGGAGCAGAGGGGAAGGAGGAGTGGACATCAGAAGAACAGAAG CCCTTCAGCTAGAACTCCGAGCCCTTGGGGTCCAAATCGGGAAGGCGATTCCCTCCCCTTCAGCTCGGACCACATCGAAGCACCGACACAAGCAGAAACCATAGGAACAGGTCCCTCAACCTCCAGAGGTCAGCTGGGGTCACGCCCTCACACGCCAGTGGGAAGGGTTGACATTCGACCGCAGGATGACCTGTTCATTGTGCCGGACACGCTGTACTACACACCTGTCTCGCCTAAGATGGACTTCAAATCCAATTCCAGCACTCCACTCACAGAGAggtggcaaaatgtaaagaag CCTACACCTACATATGGATCTGTGCATCATGTCCCCAATGGGCGAAGACCTCCAGGAAAG AGCTACTCTACAGGGGCCCACACAGACTTGTTGCCCCCTTTGCCACCCTCATCCAGGGCTGCACAAGTACACCACCTGCCTCACCATCACCACCCTCCCTGCAGTGTCCCAGCGGTGCACGTG CCACCAAAGTCCGAACCGACGCCATCAATCAGGCTGATTGAAAGTGATGCTGAT GCTGTGCTAACAAGGTTGTGTGGCTGCGACAAGCTTCTACAGTCTTTGTCCGTAGAACTGTCTCATCTCCAAATGGACAAG GACAGTGTACAGTGTGCTTTAGAGGTGTTGAGGTTGCAGCTGGAGGACTGGAACAGCCAAGGACCACGAGCGCAGGAGGAAGCCCTGACGCAGAAGGCCTTGCTACAGGAAGAGCTGGTCACAATACGAGCCCGAATGTGTGATGTATCATTG GAAATGGAGCGGGTGTGGAGTCAGTATGAGAGAATGGAAAGTGAACTTTCTGTGTTTCGCTCACACCTGCAGCACATTTGTAACTTTGGGTTGCCGCAG GAGCAGTCTCAGGCCCAGAGAGAGCTATGGATGATGGAGGACATCCTCGCTGGGTTAAAGGTCAACAGGGAtcacttccacttcctcctaAGACTCCAGAGACACCACA TGTTTGAATCCTCAGGGCCTCATCCTGGATCTCCTGGTTCTCCCAAAGAGATGCCTCATGGTCTGCCAATA AATGTGGAAGAACAACCACCGGTCCGCCCTCCTTTACCACAGGAGCTACAGGAAAGCATCCAGAGCAGGAACCAAGACCGAGGCTGGACAGAGTCATCATATGAG GGGATCTACTCGCTCACTGATCACAAAAGAGGCAAATGCCAACCTGACCTCCGTaatgtgaaagcacacaaggaTGTAACCG CATGTCAGTCAAATACTAAGTGGATCACAGCAGATGCAACAGCCCAGTCAACCAAG AAGATGAAGATGAGTGAGGAGGAGCAGATGGAGAGGATGAAGAGGAATCAGGAGAGGATGACTAATAGGAAGAAACCTCCTATACCCTCAGCAGCTGCAAGGAGCCAAAGTCAAAGTTTGGAAACACAAGAGGAG GCCCCATTTCCTATAAGGATGACAAGAGTCATCACGGCTGTGCTGCCGTCCTCCCTTGTGGCTCGGCGGGTTTCCGTGGAGGATCCCCCGCCCGAGCTCAGCACCCCGCTGCCTGAGCAGGTCTCACCTGATTTCCAGAGCAAAAAAAACAGACCATCCAGCAGGCCCACTAGGCGATTGCTGCTCCCAGAAAGCGCTGATCAAGGCTCTGAGGAAAGGTGTCTTGCGATGAAGGCAGAGAGACTGGCATCCAGGAGCACCAAGCTGGAGTCTGCTGCTGTTATGGAGACCTCAAGGATGCATGTTTGTCACCCAGCAGATGGAAGTATTAGCTCTGAAATGAAG CAGGCGGATGAACAGACCTCTGCCCTCCTGACCTCTGACATGGCTCCTGACCTCTGTATGACCCCAGAGCAGCGGGAAGCCAAACTCAGGCGTGTGGAAAGAATACGCCAGCGAGTCATACATAG TGCAGTCAGAGAGAGTGCTACATCACAAATCAAGGAGGAGGGGCTTCTCCATGACTCCCATGACACATCTGGAAAACAAAGATCAACATCAg ATCATGACTCTACCTGCCATTTGAAGACCTTCAAAAGTTCCCTGAGTTATGTTCCTGCAGACCCTACATCTCGAAATGAAGATAAACAAAATGCACATGTTGACAATGTAAACAGTCCATTAAAGTTTGGGAGcagaacacaacacaaaagtCACACACGTAGGGCCGGAGTTGCTACCAAAATCAAACGGCCACCATCGCCACATCACATCACGTCTATGACGTTCTATCAGACAGATGGAGGAAAGGGCTTTGTAAACTACAAGGATGAAGAGCAGCAACAGACTCATGAACctgatggtggtgatggtgatgatgaagaAAGGAGTATTTCATCATGTGATTTAAGATCCAAGTGGTTCCTTTCCACCAATCATCACCATGAATTCCTACCCTTGCACATCCCTGACATTGACTTCTGCTCTGAGGGGACAGGTAAGGAGGACCAACCTGTTTGTTTGGATGATTGCAACTTGATGTCCTCCACAGTCAGTCAGAGCTtagagaaaatgaaagaaaaccacTCGCTCTTCTATAAGATCGCTTGTGACATCAGCATCTCGGACACAGACATCACCAAGAATGATTCCTGCATATCCCCTCAGCTGGGAAATGAAGAGGAGCTTTTCATCACGGAATGCATGGTTGGAAGAACATCTGATCAGGAGAGAAAGGACCTCATCCAAGGGTTGCCAGATGAAAACAGTCACTCAAATGAGGACAAAGTGACCACAGAGGAAGTACTCAAGCTGAACAGTAAAGAAAGTAGATCTCCTGATCAGGCCTTGGAATGTGACAGAGAGGAGAACGGTGGGACCAAAGAGCCCGAGGAAAGGGGTGAGGAGAACCAAGAGACAAACAACGGTGTCAGTCGGCGCGCCTCTTTCCAAAAGGCAAAGGTGACCGTTTTAAGGACCAGTTTGTAG
- the si:ch211-234p6.5 gene encoding pleckstrin homology domain-containing family A member 7 isoform X5 — MDEQDRISQASSVATISYFPVIRESDGKVQTFGKRCQAAKRDPNCLVVIRGWLNKKDSAGLKLWKRRWFVLSNYCLFYYKDSREESVMGSIPLPSYKILFCTPRECKNRKFTFKVVHQGMRTYYFSADTQEDMLGWVRALSQSASMETDSSMSRRCSSYQDFTQMGGSSESVDLPKSPSDGEGLSQNPRHVSRTLSEPSQLRGGRIGTSSTEQRGRRSGHQKNRSPSARTPSPWGPNREGDSLPFSSDHIEAPTQAETIGTGPSTSRGQLGSRPHTPVGRVDIRPQDDLFIVPDTLYYTPVSPKMDFKSNSSTPLTERWQNVKKPTPTYGSVHHVPNGRRPPGKSYSTGAHTDLLPPLPPSSRAAQVHHLPHHHHPPCSVPAVHVPPKSEPTPSIRLIESDADAVLTRLCGCDKLLQSLSVELSHLQMDKDSVQCALEVLRLQLEDWNSQGPRAQEEALTQKALLQEELVTIRARMCDVSLEMERVWSQYERMESELSVFRSHLQHICNFGLPQEQSQAQRELWMMEDILAGLKVNRDHFHFLLRLQRHHMFESSGPHPGSPGSPKEMPHGLPINVEEQPPVRPPLPQELQESIQSRNQDRGWTESSYEGIYSLTDHKRGKCQPDLRNVKAHKDVTACQSNTKWITADATAQSTKKMKMSEEEQMERMKRNQERMTNRKKPPIPSAAARSQSQSLETQEEAPFPIRMTRVITAVLPSSLVARRVSVEDPPPELSTPLPEQVSPDFQSKKNRPSSRPTRRLLLPESADQGSEERCLAMKAERLASRSTKLESAAVMETSRMHVCHPADGSISSEMKQADEQTSALLTSDMAPDLCMTPEQREAKLRRVERIRQRVIHSAVRESATSQIKEEGLLHDSHDTSGKQRSTSDHDSTCHLKTFKSSLSYVPADPTSRNEDKQNAHVDNVNSPLKFGSRTQHKSHTRRAGVATKIKRPPSPHHITSMTFYQTDGGKGFVNYKDEEQQQTHEPDGGDGDDEERSISSCDLRSKWFLSTNHHHEFLPLHIPDIDFCSEGTGKEDQPVCLDDCNLMSSTVSQSLEKMKENHSLFYKIACDISISDTDITKNDSCISPQLGNEEELFITECMVGRTSDQERKDLIQGLPDENSHSNEDKVTTEEVLKLNSKESRSPDQALECDREENGGTKEPEERGEENQETNNGVSRRASFQKAKVTVLRTSL; from the exons GTGGTACACCAGGGAATGCGTACCTATTACTTCAGCGCTGACACacaggaggacatgctgggttGGGTCCGAGCTCTCAGTCAGTCTGCTTCCATGGAGACAGACAGTTCTATGAGCAG ACGCTGCTCAAGTTACCAAGATTTCACTCAGATGGGTGGCAGCAGTGAATCAGTAGACCTCCCAAAGTCCCCCTCAGATGGAGAGGGTTTGTCCCAAAATCCCAGACACGTCAGCAGAACTCTGAGTGAACCGAGCCAACTCAGAGGAGGGCGTATCGGGACGTCTAGCACGGAGCAGAGGGGAAGGAGGAGTGGACATCAGAAGAACAGAAG CCCTTCAGCTAGAACTCCGAGCCCTTGGGGTCCAAATCGGGAAGGCGATTCCCTCCCCTTCAGCTCGGACCACATCGAAGCACCGACACAAGCAGAAACCATAGGAACAGGTCCCTCAACCTCCAGAGGTCAGCTGGGGTCACGCCCTCACACGCCAGTGGGAAGGGTTGACATTCGACCGCAGGATGACCTGTTCATTGTGCCGGACACGCTGTACTACACACCTGTCTCGCCTAAGATGGACTTCAAATCCAATTCCAGCACTCCACTCACAGAGAggtggcaaaatgtaaagaag CCTACACCTACATATGGATCTGTGCATCATGTCCCCAATGGGCGAAGACCTCCAGGAAAG AGCTACTCTACAGGGGCCCACACAGACTTGTTGCCCCCTTTGCCACCCTCATCCAGGGCTGCACAAGTACACCACCTGCCTCACCATCACCACCCTCCCTGCAGTGTCCCAGCGGTGCACGTG CCACCAAAGTCCGAACCGACGCCATCAATCAGGCTGATTGAAAGTGATGCTGAT GCTGTGCTAACAAGGTTGTGTGGCTGCGACAAGCTTCTACAGTCTTTGTCCGTAGAACTGTCTCATCTCCAAATGGACAAG GACAGTGTACAGTGTGCTTTAGAGGTGTTGAGGTTGCAGCTGGAGGACTGGAACAGCCAAGGACCACGAGCGCAGGAGGAAGCCCTGACGCAGAAGGCCTTGCTACAGGAAGAGCTGGTCACAATACGAGCCCGAATGTGTGATGTATCATTG GAAATGGAGCGGGTGTGGAGTCAGTATGAGAGAATGGAAAGTGAACTTTCTGTGTTTCGCTCACACCTGCAGCACATTTGTAACTTTGGGTTGCCGCAG GAGCAGTCTCAGGCCCAGAGAGAGCTATGGATGATGGAGGACATCCTCGCTGGGTTAAAGGTCAACAGGGAtcacttccacttcctcctaAGACTCCAGAGACACCACA TGTTTGAATCCTCAGGGCCTCATCCTGGATCTCCTGGTTCTCCCAAAGAGATGCCTCATGGTCTGCCAATA AATGTGGAAGAACAACCACCGGTCCGCCCTCCTTTACCACAGGAGCTACAGGAAAGCATCCAGAGCAGGAACCAAGACCGAGGCTGGACAGAGTCATCATATGAG GGGATCTACTCGCTCACTGATCACAAAAGAGGCAAATGCCAACCTGACCTCCGTaatgtgaaagcacacaaggaTGTAACCG CATGTCAGTCAAATACTAAGTGGATCACAGCAGATGCAACAGCCCAGTCAACCAAG AAGATGAAGATGAGTGAGGAGGAGCAGATGGAGAGGATGAAGAGGAATCAGGAGAGGATGACTAATAGGAAGAAACCTCCTATACCCTCAGCAGCTGCAAGGAGCCAAAGTCAAAGTTTGGAAACACAAGAGGAG GCCCCATTTCCTATAAGGATGACAAGAGTCATCACGGCTGTGCTGCCGTCCTCCCTTGTGGCTCGGCGGGTTTCCGTGGAGGATCCCCCGCCCGAGCTCAGCACCCCGCTGCCTGAGCAGGTCTCACCTGATTTCCAGAGCAAAAAAAACAGACCATCCAGCAGGCCCACTAGGCGATTGCTGCTCCCAGAAAGCGCTGATCAAGGCTCTGAGGAAAGGTGTCTTGCGATGAAGGCAGAGAGACTGGCATCCAGGAGCACCAAGCTGGAGTCTGCTGCTGTTATGGAGACCTCAAGGATGCATGTTTGTCACCCAGCAGATGGAAGTATTAGCTCTGAAATGAAG CAGGCGGATGAACAGACCTCTGCCCTCCTGACCTCTGACATGGCTCCTGACCTCTGTATGACCCCAGAGCAGCGGGAAGCCAAACTCAGGCGTGTGGAAAGAATACGCCAGCGAGTCATACATAG TGCAGTCAGAGAGAGTGCTACATCACAAATCAAGGAGGAGGGGCTTCTCCATGACTCCCATGACACATCTGGAAAACAAAGATCAACATCAg ATCATGACTCTACCTGCCATTTGAAGACCTTCAAAAGTTCCCTGAGTTATGTTCCTGCAGACCCTACATCTCGAAATGAAGATAAACAAAATGCACATGTTGACAATGTAAACAGTCCATTAAAGTTTGGGAGcagaacacaacacaaaagtCACACACGTAGGGCCGGAGTTGCTACCAAAATCAAACGGCCACCATCGCCACATCACATCACGTCTATGACGTTCTATCAGACAGATGGAGGAAAGGGCTTTGTAAACTACAAGGATGAAGAGCAGCAACAGACTCATGAACctgatggtggtgatggtgatgatgaagaAAGGAGTATTTCATCATGTGATTTAAGATCCAAGTGGTTCCTTTCCACCAATCATCACCATGAATTCCTACCCTTGCACATCCCTGACATTGACTTCTGCTCTGAGGGGACAGGTAAGGAGGACCAACCTGTTTGTTTGGATGATTGCAACTTGATGTCCTCCACAGTCAGTCAGAGCTtagagaaaatgaaagaaaaccacTCGCTCTTCTATAAGATCGCTTGTGACATCAGCATCTCGGACACAGACATCACCAAGAATGATTCCTGCATATCCCCTCAGCTGGGAAATGAAGAGGAGCTTTTCATCACGGAATGCATGGTTGGAAGAACATCTGATCAGGAGAGAAAGGACCTCATCCAAGGGTTGCCAGATGAAAACAGTCACTCAAATGAGGACAAAGTGACCACAGAGGAAGTACTCAAGCTGAACAGTAAAGAAAGTAGATCTCCTGATCAGGCCTTGGAATGTGACAGAGAGGAGAACGGTGGGACCAAAGAGCCCGAGGAAAGGGGTGAGGAGAACCAAGAGACAAACAACGGTGTCAGTCGGCGCGCCTCTTTCCAAAAGGCAAAGGTGACCGTTTTAAGGACCAGTTTGTAG